A single window of Rhodococcus jostii RHA1 DNA harbors:
- a CDS encoding GntR family transcriptional regulator, which produces MTATEPVTREGERSASRATKRPGESCSGPAGIAPVTVPQKVEPTLLTDQVYSMIHQSIMNGDMPAGTRLRIRDLAAQVGTSVMPVREAIRRLEEAGLAERVPHRGAVVKGLSFAELVHVYDVRLLLEVEAARLGATRITRADAERMKTEFEAMRVAIVEGRVVELLEHDEELLSILYRASDNPLLVNMIRNLWHHCRAYKIVGARGTLDSGDVESLVVFQERLVEAALRGDDVAAASVNHDSLVDATDRIRALLEAQHRDQA; this is translated from the coding sequence ATGACTGCGACGGAACCGGTGACTCGTGAGGGCGAACGGTCTGCGAGCCGTGCGACCAAACGCCCGGGAGAGTCCTGCTCAGGCCCCGCTGGGATCGCCCCGGTGACCGTTCCGCAGAAAGTCGAGCCGACTCTCCTGACGGATCAGGTGTACTCGATGATCCATCAATCGATCATGAATGGCGATATGCCTGCCGGGACGAGATTGCGCATCCGCGACCTCGCGGCCCAGGTCGGCACGAGTGTCATGCCGGTTCGAGAGGCAATTCGCCGACTAGAGGAGGCAGGTCTCGCGGAGCGGGTCCCGCACCGGGGTGCTGTCGTGAAGGGACTGAGCTTCGCAGAGTTGGTCCATGTCTACGACGTCCGACTGTTGTTGGAGGTCGAGGCTGCCCGGCTCGGTGCCACTCGAATCACCCGCGCCGACGCCGAGCGAATGAAGACCGAATTCGAGGCGATGAGGGTCGCGATCGTCGAGGGCCGGGTCGTGGAACTGTTGGAACACGACGAGGAACTGCTGTCGATTCTCTACCGTGCGAGTGATAACCCGTTGCTCGTCAACATGATTCGCAATCTGTGGCACCACTGCAGGGCCTACAAGATCGTCGGTGCCCGGGGCACGCTGGACTCGGGAGACGTCGAGTCGTTGGTGGTCTTTCAAGAGCGTCTCGTCGAGGCTGCGCTTCGAGGCGACGACGTCGCGGCAGCGAGCGTCAATCACGATTCGCTCGTCGATGCGACCGATCGAATCCGGGCTCTCCTCGAAGCGCAGCACCGAGATCAGGCGTAG
- a CDS encoding WhiB family transcriptional regulator: MKSTALTTHLYAPSTELWDWQMNATCRSMGTDLFFSPEGETREARRYRVDFATRICQTCPVLEQCRTHAQTVREPFGIWGGTTESERRYGDAGRPGSVKADGAAGGRTTRPAAGRLTVSGRHPGPGRRHRQTSSPSTVR, encoded by the coding sequence ATGAAGTCCACCGCCCTGACCACACACCTCTACGCGCCCTCGACCGAACTGTGGGATTGGCAGATGAACGCCACGTGCCGGAGCATGGGAACCGATCTGTTCTTCTCCCCCGAAGGTGAGACACGGGAGGCCCGGCGATACCGGGTAGACTTCGCCACCCGGATCTGCCAGACCTGCCCGGTCCTCGAGCAATGCCGCACTCACGCGCAGACGGTGCGCGAGCCGTTCGGGATCTGGGGTGGTACCACGGAGTCCGAGCGCCGGTACGGTGACGCCGGCAGGCCCGGATCGGTGAAGGCGGACGGCGCCGCGGGTGGGCGCACAACCCGTCCGGCCGCAGGGCGCCTGACAGTCTCCGGCCGGCACCCCGGGCCGGGAAGACGTCACCGGCAGACTTCGTCACCGTCGACGGTTCGATGA
- a CDS encoding aldehyde dehydrogenase family protein: MPNTTLTGHVAVSRAPGGSLNVRDDLPPTQHYIAGAFDAVDNSGPRTDVVDPSTEQVIAAVPQGTAADVDRAVAAAVAAKNDWARLVPKERSLLLHRIADRIEQNSEVLARLESANTGKPFEVSNDDVAGTVDTFRFMAGALRATTSMAAGDYAENHLSVILREPLGVVGVVTPWNYPLLMAAWKIAPILAAGNTVVIKPSEQTPLTTLKFAELVGDLLPVGVFNVVSGLGPTVGARLTEHPDVDMLALTGSVGSGKAVARGAADTLKRVHLELGGKAPVVIFADADLDDAAVSLRAASYWNSGQECGAACRILVHESVAEEFTRKLVEQVSTFVVGEPGAGDTVEIGPLVSKAHFERVTAYLERAAQQGITAAIGGSALDGPGYFVAPTVLVGVPDGAECAREEIFGPVVTVETFTDEDEATRRANDVPFGLSASVWTENARRSHEVAARIDAGTVWVNSHLVLANEVPWGGFKGSGYGRDLSIYALDDYSRTKHVMHNHGR; the protein is encoded by the coding sequence ATGCCCAACACCACCCTCACCGGACATGTCGCCGTCAGCCGAGCACCCGGAGGTTCCTTGAACGTCCGGGACGACCTGCCTCCGACCCAGCACTACATCGCAGGAGCGTTCGACGCCGTCGACAACTCCGGTCCCCGCACCGACGTCGTCGACCCGAGTACCGAACAGGTCATCGCCGCGGTACCCCAGGGGACCGCGGCCGATGTCGACCGAGCGGTCGCAGCCGCGGTCGCGGCCAAGAACGACTGGGCCAGACTCGTTCCGAAGGAACGCTCCCTTCTGCTTCACCGCATCGCGGACAGAATCGAACAGAACTCCGAGGTACTGGCGCGGCTCGAATCCGCCAACACCGGAAAACCTTTCGAAGTCTCGAACGACGACGTCGCAGGCACTGTGGACACCTTCCGGTTCATGGCGGGCGCACTGCGTGCGACCACGTCGATGGCCGCCGGAGACTACGCCGAGAACCACCTGTCGGTCATCCTGCGTGAGCCGCTCGGTGTGGTCGGCGTCGTCACCCCGTGGAACTATCCGCTGCTGATGGCGGCGTGGAAGATCGCGCCGATCCTCGCAGCCGGAAACACGGTGGTGATCAAGCCGTCCGAGCAGACCCCCTTGACGACACTGAAATTCGCCGAACTCGTCGGTGACCTGCTTCCGGTGGGCGTGTTCAATGTGGTGTCCGGACTCGGGCCGACCGTGGGAGCGCGGCTGACCGAGCATCCCGACGTCGACATGCTCGCCCTGACCGGATCCGTGGGCAGCGGCAAAGCCGTCGCACGTGGGGCCGCAGACACGCTCAAGCGCGTCCATCTCGAACTGGGCGGCAAAGCACCAGTGGTGATCTTCGCCGACGCCGATCTCGACGACGCCGCGGTGTCATTGCGTGCGGCGAGCTACTGGAACTCGGGCCAGGAATGTGGCGCAGCATGCCGGATTCTCGTGCACGAGTCCGTCGCCGAGGAGTTCACCCGGAAGCTGGTCGAACAGGTGAGCACGTTCGTGGTCGGCGAGCCAGGAGCAGGTGACACCGTGGAAATCGGCCCTCTGGTGTCGAAGGCGCACTTCGAGCGGGTCACCGCATATCTGGAACGTGCGGCGCAACAGGGAATCACCGCCGCAATCGGTGGATCTGCACTGGACGGACCGGGGTACTTCGTCGCACCGACCGTGCTCGTCGGCGTACCCGACGGCGCCGAATGCGCTCGCGAGGAGATCTTCGGCCCGGTGGTCACCGTCGAGACGTTCACCGACGAGGACGAGGCGACCCGCCGCGCGAACGATGTTCCGTTCGGCCTCTCGGCATCGGTCTGGACCGAGAACGCCCGCCGCAGCCACGAAGTTGCCGCGCGGATCGACGCCGGAACGGTGTGGGTCAACTCCCACCTCGTGCTGGCCAACGAAGTTCCGTGGGGTGGGTTCAAGGGATCCGGCTACGGACGCGACCTGTCGATCTATGCCCTCGACGACTACTCACGCACCAAGCACGTCATGCACAACCACGGTCGATAG
- a CDS encoding alanine/glycine:cation symporter family protein — translation MAGLDWAEMLTTVADAIWGPMAYVVLGLGVAYTVATRGIQFRRIPDMIRQLKESSEGEGGLSSFQALVLALASRVGVGSIAGVATAVGGGGPGALLWMAVTGLVGCTVGYAEATLAQVFKRQVEDEDRKKANEDIGGMPYYIKYGLKLPKVAGLVAFLGLVGYGFMFPGFQVSTIASSAEMAFGTPTWVPAVLITVLIALVIFGGTTRIVKVTQTLVPILAIGYLTLALAVIAANIENVPEAITLIVNSAFGIDPVLGGIAGAAVAWGVRRAVFASANGIGEATFAAAAARTSHPGKQGLVQTFSIYIDVLLICMATGLMMVVSGQYNVSDGSGGYLVQNLPGVEAGPNWVQKAIDTLVPGWGAAFIAVAVFLFGFTCLIVYFYVANSNLLFLLNGRKGPVSKLVLKLGTLAIVFVGSVVNAGLVWAIGDIGLGLIAWVNLMCLVLLFPLVYRVYRDYEQQKKRGLDPAFDPTALGIDGAEFWEANTVTGHSVSR, via the coding sequence ATGGCAGGCCTGGACTGGGCCGAGATGCTCACGACCGTGGCGGACGCCATCTGGGGACCGATGGCCTACGTGGTCCTCGGCCTCGGGGTGGCGTACACCGTCGCCACCAGAGGCATTCAGTTCCGACGCATCCCGGACATGATCCGACAGCTGAAGGAATCCAGCGAAGGCGAAGGAGGACTGTCCTCCTTCCAGGCGCTTGTCCTTGCGCTCGCCAGCCGTGTGGGTGTCGGGAGCATCGCCGGTGTCGCAACAGCAGTCGGCGGTGGTGGACCGGGTGCCCTGCTGTGGATGGCCGTGACAGGACTGGTCGGCTGCACCGTCGGGTACGCCGAGGCAACCCTCGCGCAGGTGTTCAAACGTCAGGTCGAGGACGAGGACCGGAAGAAGGCCAACGAGGATATCGGCGGCATGCCGTACTACATCAAGTACGGACTGAAGCTTCCCAAGGTCGCGGGCCTCGTCGCGTTCCTCGGGCTGGTCGGCTACGGATTCATGTTCCCCGGATTCCAGGTCAGCACCATTGCCTCGAGTGCGGAGATGGCATTCGGAACACCGACCTGGGTGCCGGCAGTGCTCATCACCGTGCTGATCGCTCTGGTGATCTTCGGTGGCACTACTCGAATCGTCAAGGTCACGCAGACTCTCGTACCGATTCTCGCAATCGGATACCTGACGTTGGCGCTGGCGGTGATCGCGGCGAACATCGAAAATGTCCCGGAAGCGATCACGCTCATCGTGAACTCGGCGTTCGGTATCGACCCTGTGCTGGGCGGCATCGCGGGCGCTGCAGTTGCATGGGGAGTGCGCCGGGCAGTCTTCGCGTCGGCGAACGGAATCGGTGAGGCGACGTTCGCCGCGGCGGCGGCACGGACGTCCCACCCCGGCAAGCAGGGTCTCGTCCAGACGTTCAGCATCTACATCGACGTGCTGCTGATCTGCATGGCAACAGGGCTGATGATGGTGGTCTCCGGACAGTACAACGTCTCCGATGGTTCGGGTGGTTACCTTGTCCAGAACCTTCCGGGTGTGGAGGCCGGTCCGAACTGGGTCCAGAAGGCCATCGACACGTTGGTTCCCGGGTGGGGCGCGGCGTTCATCGCAGTAGCCGTGTTCCTGTTCGGCTTCACCTGCCTCATCGTGTACTTCTACGTGGCCAACTCGAACCTGTTGTTCCTGCTCAACGGGCGGAAGGGGCCGGTATCCAAGCTGGTCCTCAAACTCGGCACGCTCGCGATCGTATTCGTCGGCTCCGTCGTGAACGCAGGACTCGTCTGGGCGATCGGCGATATCGGGCTCGGGCTCATCGCCTGGGTCAACCTGATGTGCCTGGTACTGCTCTTCCCGCTCGTCTACCGGGTGTACCGCGATTACGAGCAACAGAAGAAGCGTGGACTCGACCCCGCGTTCGATCCCACAGCGCTCGGCATCGACGGAGCCGAGTTCTGGGAAGCGAACACCGTCACCGGACACAGCGTCTCCCGGTGA
- the dapA gene encoding 4-hydroxy-tetrahydrodipicolinate synthase: MSKQLSGVLTALTTPFDADELIDTDKLKLVVDRSIKAGVDGVVAAGSTGEVGALSSDERLRLVDTVIEHTDGRVPVIAQTGATTTAEAIQLSRAAEKSGADVLMLITPFYEPLSTEETVAYIKDVASAVELPVMLYNIPAVTGVNLDPSTVRSLAEEVDNIRYIKDSSANWEQALQLIHHHSDVIGTFIGWDSYIYSALVEGAAGVMAGAANVVPDEIVAVNRLIGEGDLHGALAKWKNLYPVIDAMISVPFISAVKAGLALQGEPVGAPRRPTAELPAEQVEKIGQALKRLAEGTA, encoded by the coding sequence ATGTCCAAGCAACTCAGCGGTGTCCTCACAGCATTGACCACCCCGTTCGACGCCGACGAACTCATCGACACGGACAAGCTGAAGCTCGTGGTGGACCGCTCGATCAAGGCAGGCGTCGACGGTGTCGTCGCGGCAGGATCGACCGGTGAGGTCGGGGCGCTGTCGTCGGACGAGCGCCTGCGTCTCGTCGACACGGTCATCGAGCACACCGACGGCCGGGTTCCCGTCATCGCCCAGACCGGTGCCACGACGACCGCAGAGGCCATCCAGCTCTCCCGCGCCGCCGAAAAGTCGGGCGCCGACGTGCTCATGCTGATCACACCGTTCTACGAGCCGCTCTCGACCGAAGAGACGGTGGCATACATCAAGGATGTCGCTTCCGCCGTGGAGCTGCCGGTCATGCTCTACAACATCCCCGCGGTCACGGGTGTGAACCTCGACCCGAGCACTGTTCGCTCCCTGGCCGAAGAGGTCGACAACATTCGGTACATCAAGGACTCGAGCGCGAACTGGGAACAGGCACTGCAGCTGATCCACCACCACAGCGACGTGATCGGCACCTTCATCGGCTGGGACTCCTACATCTACAGCGCGCTGGTCGAGGGCGCTGCCGGGGTCATGGCAGGTGCCGCAAACGTCGTTCCGGACGAGATCGTCGCCGTGAACCGGCTCATCGGCGAGGGCGACCTGCACGGCGCGCTCGCCAAATGGAAGAACCTGTACCCGGTGATCGACGCGATGATCTCCGTTCCCTTCATCTCCGCCGTCAAAGCCGGTCTCGCTCTGCAGGGAGAACCGGTAGGAGCGCCCCGCCGGCCCACCGCAGAACTCCCCGCAGAGCAGGTCGAAAAGATCGGACAGGCACTGAAGCGGCTCGCAGAGGGGACTGCGTAA
- a CDS encoding flavin monoamine oxidase family protein, with protein MRDVVVVGAGLAGLSAGWRLRHWDTLVLESEERVGGRIRSERRGSYWLNWGGHVFAGPGSSTEALLNEAGVMSVDIPGSLQALSMNGKFLRKGHIATYPFRIPMSLSARVATMRAGMKIVAGVGKYTGVVRKRAGESGAMRQQRIYDFANDESFLDFVGDLPEDAAALFKTTVTRSAGNMDQISAGAGIGYFSLVLGFGQGLSRGIVGGPSTLTEALAASLGDRVQLGAAVQEVVHKKDSVIVRYRQDGRDHEVEARTVVLATTADVSHRVGVDLPQDLRDALSQIKYGPHVSSAFLTDETTARPWDDIYAIAAPKRSFAIALNQASIVRGTESVRQPGGSFMTFSPAALGSALLDKSDDEVVNTHLADLEQILGPGFSDTVVEAKAARWKNASPYSFPGRAKLQPTLTRGAGRVFLAGDYLGTLYTETSITSGFSAAQEVASVLATHRQTRQPKMLTVQPASA; from the coding sequence GTGCGAGATGTAGTTGTAGTCGGTGCCGGCCTCGCCGGTCTGTCAGCGGGCTGGCGGTTGCGTCACTGGGACACACTTGTCTTGGAGTCCGAGGAGCGCGTCGGTGGACGCATCCGTTCCGAACGTCGCGGGTCGTATTGGCTGAACTGGGGTGGCCACGTCTTCGCCGGCCCCGGATCGTCCACGGAAGCCCTGCTCAACGAGGCCGGGGTGATGTCGGTCGACATCCCCGGGTCGCTGCAGGCCCTCTCGATGAACGGGAAGTTCCTCCGCAAGGGGCACATCGCCACCTATCCGTTCCGGATCCCGATGTCGCTCTCGGCTCGGGTGGCAACCATGCGCGCCGGCATGAAGATCGTTGCGGGCGTCGGAAAGTACACCGGAGTGGTACGCAAGCGCGCCGGTGAGTCCGGAGCGATGCGCCAGCAGCGGATCTACGACTTCGCGAACGACGAATCCTTCCTCGACTTCGTCGGGGACTTGCCGGAGGACGCGGCCGCGCTGTTCAAGACCACCGTCACCCGGTCCGCCGGAAACATGGACCAGATCTCGGCGGGCGCAGGCATCGGATACTTCAGCCTGGTGCTCGGGTTCGGGCAGGGCCTCAGCCGCGGCATCGTCGGCGGGCCGTCCACACTCACCGAAGCCCTCGCCGCGTCGCTGGGCGACCGCGTTCAGCTGGGTGCCGCCGTGCAGGAGGTCGTGCACAAGAAGGACTCGGTGATCGTTCGCTACCGCCAGGACGGACGCGACCACGAAGTCGAGGCGCGAACGGTCGTGCTGGCCACCACCGCGGACGTGTCCCACCGGGTCGGGGTCGACCTGCCGCAGGACCTGCGCGACGCGCTCTCTCAGATCAAGTACGGCCCCCACGTCAGCTCGGCGTTTCTCACCGACGAAACGACGGCGCGGCCGTGGGACGACATCTACGCCATCGCCGCCCCCAAGCGTTCGTTCGCCATCGCGCTCAACCAGGCAAGCATCGTCCGCGGCACCGAGTCCGTCCGGCAGCCCGGCGGCAGCTTCATGACGTTCTCGCCTGCGGCGTTGGGTAGCGCACTGCTCGACAAGAGCGACGACGAAGTGGTGAACACTCACCTCGCCGACCTCGAGCAGATCCTGGGGCCCGGATTCTCCGACACCGTCGTGGAAGCCAAGGCCGCACGGTGGAAGAACGCGTCGCCCTACAGCTTCCCCGGTCGCGCAAAGCTTCAGCCCACCTTGACGCGCGGTGCCGGCCGAGTCTTCCTGGCCGGCGACTATCTCGGAACGCTCTACACGGAAACGTCGATCACCTCGGGGTTCTCCGCTGCTCAAGAGGTCGCCAGCGTGCTCGCCACCCATCGCCAGACTCGTCAACCGAAGATGCTCACCGTTCAGCCCGCCAGCGCCTGA